Proteins from one Juglans microcarpa x Juglans regia isolate MS1-56 chromosome 6S, Jm3101_v1.0, whole genome shotgun sequence genomic window:
- the LOC121236914 gene encoding uncharacterized protein LOC121236914: MPGVMPHDIIDLDYDLMDGEVGLNEVELNEVEGVFDSVCAFCDDGGEILCCEGRCMRSFHATVEASANMCPSLGFLLGELHGLPRLSVKTASTKSISALLAGSWALLMCSQVLRSSPVLVLHAIIFIIHIVWQNCFIGRIKLLQKSLRGILLQGIFYMPDP; encoded by the exons ATGCCTGGAGTTATGCCCCATGATATCATTGATTTGGATTATGATCTCATGGATGGAGAAGTTGGACTCAACGAAGTTGAGCTAAATGAAGTTGAGGGGGTGTTTGATTCTGTTTGTGCATTTTGCGACGATGGTGGTGAGATTTTATG TTGTGAGGGAAGGTGCATGAGATCGTTTCATGCAACTGTAGAGGCTAGTGCGAATATGTGTCCCTCTCTTGGCTTTTTGCTTGGAGAATTACAT GGGCTTCCGAGATTGTCTGTAAAAACTGCAAGTACCAAAAGCATCAGTGCTTTGCTTGCGGGAAGTTGGGCTCTTCTGATGTGTTCTCAGGTGCTGAG GTCTTCCCCTGTATTAGTGCTACatgcaattatttttatcatccaCATTGTGTGGCAAAATTGCTTTATCGGGAGAATAAAGCTGCTGCAGAAGAGCTTGAGAGGAATATTGTTGCAGGGGATATTTTACATGCCAGATCCATAA